The Primulina huaijiensis isolate GDHJ02 chromosome 6, ASM1229523v2, whole genome shotgun sequence genomic sequence atgggttatacgcgtactgaatttgggctttacATATTGTATAGACACTCAACGTCGAATAAAATTCGAGCCCAGAAAACTTAATTGTCCAGTGTAAAAACAATCATACTCTCATATGCAACCTGGATTCCTTCTTGAACCATTTCAATGTACCATTCGGACTCGTCATTGAGAACCTGATGTTGAGCCAAGCTCGAACCCTGTTCCACAATCTTCAACTGAAAAAGCAATCAAAGAAAAGATGCCGAATAGATTCTTCAAGTGAATGACAAAGGACGCAACACTTATCCACAGCAAACGGAAGTCTATCTCTTGTAAGCAATTTGGCAAGAGCACCCAATGGACTAGTTCAGCTATATTACTACTAATTACCGATCCAAAGTACACCCAAAGTTTACTGTTAATAAATTGGGCCAAAAGATATAGAAAAGGCTCGGCCCAAAAATGGTCCTGGGCTATATAAAAATTGCTTCTCCAATTATCCCGCGATACAACGTGTCAATCCCATCGGGCTATTTTAAGTAGTCGATTATATTTGTTGGTCTAGTaatgtaatataataatattatagttTATTATTGTTACACGAATTAATAcaataatgattaaattttgtaatatataatagatagtttgagtaaaatatttttaaaaattataaattttattctaaaaaatTTAACTATTGCTGCTTAATAAAGAAAACACTAGAATTTTAATAACGATTTATTTACTAAGTAATTTGTCGAAAATTGAGGAAAATACGTTCATACTAGAATTACTAACATTAATTGGGTATTACCTTTGTTATAGATCCAATGCCACTTCACATAATTCTTTCGTTTCTCGAAACAATAGTGGTCATTATATCTATAGAAGTAGGGATGGCAACTAACGGGACGAAAACGGACTTGTCATTTTCATATCCGTCTTGATCCCAACTTATTCGAGTTTAGGGATTCCCTGAAGTTGAATCCTCAAATATCAAATCATCATTcttgtttcaaaaataataacgaGATGAGACGAGTTcgagatattattattattatcaaaaaattcaatatttatttaataaaattattattaatattttcaaaaaaatcatattattaatatgatttttgaatGGGTTCAAGGAGGATGATATTATCTACGTACCCATCTTGAACTATTTCGGAAATTAAAAATATCCTTGAACTTGAAAATTCAAGGATATCCGCCCCTGTTTCGAGTTTTCTCAACGAGATCTTGAACCCGTATGGAAAATTCACATCCCTAATCAGAAGGTAACACTTTCACGCTAGGTTTAACTATAACCAATTTTAGTTAAGCTAAATATTCTTAATGGAAATTTATATTGAAGTCCCCCATTACACCCTTTTATTTTCAATCGAGTTCGTGATTATTTTTTCCAACATTAGATCTTAATATTGGTTTTCATAATGAGATTTTCTTCGCGAAAACAAAAAGATATAAATAGCTTTTCAAAATTACACACATTATAAAGATatcattattaattttaaaccAAAAGCGGATCTCAAATTCAAACATGTTGAGAAGAGCAAACTGAACTCGAACTTGAACCCGCAAAACTTTACAGTCTCACTCACGCTTGATGCACACTGATTGTCACCTAAAAGCTTTAACTTGTGATTCAACCTACCATGATGATGTATAAAACCTCAATCAAGACAATATTACTCCGTATCCGTATTCGTTTCCGTGTCATGCGAAAATAAACAAACATCATGACGCACAGATGGAGTTTTGGTACGAATGCTACAACCACCTGAGAATGCAGTTCCATTTGACATCAGCAGTACCGAGAATATGGTTCCACCGCAATCAATTTTCAAACCCAAACAAACATCACCAACAATGCAGAATAACCACTTCTATTCATGCCCATTATGTTTGTGtacaaacataaaaaatttcatctttTCGTTAGGCGAGACAGATCGTGTAGCACGAGGGAAAAAGGATTGTGCCATGGAAGTAAACGACGACATTTCATGCATTGTGCACGTAAAATAGCTCGTGTTGGAATGTGATAACGAAAGGGATAAGAGAAGAGACGAGGAAGTAACTTCGTCTATACATTCCAACATCAGTTCGTGTATTATGGAAAAGACGTTCCGGATAAACATGTTGAAACCGAGAGAAATAAAAACTGCGAAAGCTCTAAAACTCTAGTTTTGTTCAAGAAATGCACAAGCAAACACTAATGTACAAACCTATTTTCATTCCATGAGATGCAACTGAGATCATAGCACGACACTTCAAAgcattcaacaaaagaaaatctttgattaaattttaaaaaatggaacTCAAGATTACCTGAGAAAACGTTCAATTGAATCGTGAGTAAAATCTGATAACCCCTCCTATCCTCCTCCAACtccgaaataaaataaaaaataaaaacagttcCAGTAAATTACCCATTACCAAGACAAGCCGGAGCATCTGGGATCCAATTTTTGTAACTATGACCATAATACAACGGCACAAACGGCGCCCTGATCATTGCATGTTCAGCAACCCATCACAGCACAATTATAAACAAAACTTCCAGATCTTTTTCGGCCAAGCAAATCCCAATGCGGTAGACCTTCGCTTGGAATCCAAGAATTAACTTCAATAAATCCTTCACCAGCATTCCTCGGCCCCCCAATCACAATCAAGCGATCACCACACGCCCTAAATGCTATACCCCAACCATACATTGAATCCGTACGTTCTGGCAGTCTTCCAATGGTAACCCAAGTTTTActatttttctcatattttctTACTTCCATAACGGCATGATCCGCTgcatataattcattatttacaACAGCGATCAATGGTGGCGCTTCTGATGTAGCAGGAGTCTCATCTCCTGCCACAGCCGTGGGCACTGGGGACATGTTAAGGATTTCGGTCCAAATCCCGGTTTCCAAATTATATTCCTCCCCGCAGGTGAGAGGCTTCGAATCTGCTCCTCCAATCCCTCCGATCACATAAAATTTCTTGTCCATAAACACCCCTGAACACATTTTTCTTGGTTTGTTCATGCTTGGAAGTGTGGTCCATCTTCCCAATTCTGAATTATATAGCTCCGCAGAATCTAGGATGTTTCCTAGCGAATCGCAACCACCAGCTAATATCGCGATCTCCCCGAGGCTTGCAGATCCAAACAAACATCTAGGTGCATTCATACGCATTCCAGTGGTCCATGTGTTTGTCAACAAACTATAACGATAAATCACATGGGACATAAGATCTTTTCCGAAAACAAGAAGCTCCGTTCCAACAGCCAAAGATTCCTTATCCGAAAACAAGAAACAATCGTTAGGATTCATTCTAGGCAAATGCATCCAATGTCGACGACTAGGGTCGAAGGCTTCCCATTCAAGTAACTGGCAAGAAAAATAAACCCAATGTTCGAGCACACCATTTAGCCTCCTCAATCTATACAGCTCACCACTTCTAATAAGTGAGCGAAAACTCCCGTTCAAGGATGCAATCGAACCATAATCTGCTCTAGAGCACCTAATAAGACAACTAATAGAGTTGTCGCGACCAATAGCAGAAATTAATGAACTCGAATCGGAATTATCACCCGCATGTCGCTGAAAACTTGATTGATCTGCCAGGCCAACAAGGGAAATCGAAAACCCTCCAATGGACAAAGACGAATCGATTTGATCCCCAGATTGGTTACACACTTTCTTCACAACAACAATATCATCTCCATTAGTATTTAATGCTCTCTTGTTCAGATGAACCTCACGTTTCTCCAGCCGGTAATTCATGCAATGCCAATTGCCTTCTCGTTCGCAAGTCCTCCGATAGTCCCTCGAAACCAAACAAGCACGATCTTCCAACATGTCTTAACTTGATCCAAACTCAAAAGAAGCAACCTTTTTTCCCCCTATTAACACCAATCcaaatacttctttctagcgtACACTGCGAAATATTGGCAAGTATTAACACAAAATCCggaaagaaattttaaaagctttcagctttatgcaaaatttaggaaaccaaacaaataaaaatccaaCAAGGCAACTAATTTTAAGCAATGCACACACCCTTATAAACGGATTATATCACAaagtaaaaggaaaaaaattacataaacaaccACCACTGATCCAAAATAAGTCCGGCCAAATACCATCAacgaaaaaaaaatgtaatcttTGGACAAAAACTGCAAAAATTtcgtcaaaataaaaaaaaacccagaTCCAAGAACACCACAAAaggtaataaaaataaatttcaatcaATTTAAACATGCTAGATCCAGAAAAGCAATACCGATAGTTCTCCAAAACTCAGATCAAACAAAAACCCAACATCCAAATCCTTGAAAAGGAAAATCAAAGCCAAAGCTAGAACCTTGCACTGGTTTTGCAATCGATCACTTAGATTAGATCTATCAATAAAGTTCAAGGAAAGCAACAAAAAAAGGGGGGGTGGAGGAACCTTTCGACACAGTCGTATATAACAAAAGGAAgctgcaattaaaataatactaaacactataaatcaataatcgatcacaaaaaaaaatcaagaacgGATAAAACTTACAGATGATGGATAAAAACGAGGAAGAGAGCTTTTTATTGAATACAACAATCCTTCCTTTCTCTCCCCCTTTAAATGTATCTAtgcatgtgtgtgtatatagatatatataaatatatatctcCGTGTATTATTTTTCCTCCGATCCTTTCCTCCTCCTTTTTTCCCCACTAGTTCTGAGCTGTATTAAAGTTTGTGTACAACTGAAAGAGTAAAAAGAGAGAAGTGCAGCTTCAATTCTTGGTGTCGTAAGAGAAATCCTTTGGATTCTCTCTGCAAATCAAGCAAGCCTTTGTGCTTTGGGGCATAGCCTTGGGGAGTTTGGAGGACCCCTTTATCTCTCCGTattttatattctttttttttcttgctcttatttatatatttcttcAGCAATAAATAACTTTTAACATTTCTTGCaaaatattctcaaaaaaaaataaaacatttcttgcaaaattatttcaaattccatgaaatttttttaatatttatgttcaGATTTACATTACATTTCTCCTCAAATGAATGCATTAATTGTTAAAATTGGAGTATTCTGATAATATTTGTAATAAATTATCTTCACAAACTGCTTTGACTTGTATCATTTCAATTATACAAAagcaaattatgaattttgtacagaagcTTAGGTGGTGACCAGTAGGTGTACAATTTGCTATGTTCCATCATTGGATTAGTAACaacaaatgtatttttttttttgctaaaatTAGGCACAATAattcaattattaaattttatagatTCTTctctttattattaaaataagtgGTTGTATTATTATTCCAACACGTAATTTGCCCGGTTGGCTGCTTTTTGGATTTTCCATTTTAATGGAGTTGAAAAATACTGACATAGAAGTGGTGTTTGGGGCCCATCTTTATCCTGCTGCGGCCGTGGGGGCCATCGGAGCCCTCCTTTAGTCGGCGGCGACACTTGTTTCTTCGTTGGATTGGAAAGTGAGACTTACAGTGATGGAAACTCTTCTTTTATATGTGAGTAGGTTAATTCTGATCTCGTATCATGGCTATATATTTATCAGATATATATCGatcttatttatatttatcgtgaaaaataatatttttaaaatgaaaaataatattttatgagttGGGTCGAGTAAAATATTTGCATGACAAAACTGACATGTGAGATGTTTTGTGAGACGGTGTTGTATAaagttttgtattttaatattgagtcctaataatttatttaattaattatcaagTGATTAAAAATTGATGTTTGGATTCTATTGTCGTGATATATTGATATGGGTATTTATTCTCAAATCCCATGTAGTGGTTTAATAAATTGAATTAGGGTGAAGAGCCTTTTTCGTATCTTGGTTTTAATTATgagatttttttcattaatttcactcatatttattatattcgAGTTATATTTCTTATCAAAACAATAACTCCAAAAACATCGtatcatatatcaattttgtgagacgtatctctAATTTAATCCGATTTTTGAAAAcgtatttcaaaaatatcagtTTTATTTGTAAATGTATATCAACTCAATTCGTATCACGGTTATAGaaatgtgagaccgtctcatttctctttattttaaatattctaattgaattatgttatgaatcCTATAGACCATGCCCATGTGGGTGGGGAAGGGAGAGCCCCAATTGGCAGAAAAAAACCCACAACCATTGGGGTTATCCTGCACTTGGAAGAAAAAGTAGAAAGAGGAATGGCATGAGAGGCGGTGGTTTACCCTGTGGCGGATGTCAGCGGTTCGACTCCGTTTATCTCCAACTCATGAACTTAGCCGATACAAAGCTATATGATATCacccaattttttattttttaatcaataaacTAATGTTTTGTCTATATAGGTACAATCATAATCAATGAAATTTCCCTACAACAGTACCATAAGAATCGGTAATGAACATCCCTCCTGTAATTGTACACGCTCCCATAGCAATAACATATTTTGGTTCGGGCATTTGCTCATATaacctgtttttttttttaataaataaataaaaaattaattatttcattaCAATATACActtgatgagtttattatacttttgaaaatttgttttgaaaacaTAATAAATAGGAAAGCACCCAAAGCTAAATCTTTCTTTATGATCCCCTCCACCAAAACCATTCATTTCTACACCGTAATGGAACACACCACATGGGAAATATATAGGTAAACAAGCAATAgtagtattttttattttcatgcaCAAAGTTATGCCGGACCAGGAGAGATAGAGATACTCGTGGTACATTGTGCGCCGTTGGATTCTTCGGAATGTCACAATGTAAGCATATATTAAAATCCATCATTCTCTAACAAGCAAAATAAATtcagagtaggtatcttgtgagatggtctcacgaatttttatatgtgagatggttcaatcctactgatattcacaataaaaagtaataatcctaaaataaaaagtaatactttttaatggataacccaaataagatattcgtctcacaaaatacgacccgtgagaccgtctcacacaaatttttgccataaaTTCATTACAAGGGCAACTTTTCTGTgaacataaatttattttattaattttttattcgaATCCAGACTTCTCtcctattaaaaaaataatttatgttattatattatagtatatctcttgtgagacggtcatacgaatctttatccgtgagacgggtcaaccctaccgatattcacaataaaaagtaatactcttagcgtaaaaagtaatattttttcatagatgacctaaataagatattcgtctcacaaaatacgactgatgagaccgtctcacataaatttttgccaTTATATTACTATTATAGaggacataaaaaaatttccacaTGTATGTTAAAATGGATAAGGATAAAACtctattattaattatattctaTGATTTATTTTCACACATCAAATATACTATCAAGTGTGAATCCTCTATCAGTGTTGCTTTCTATCTTTAGaatacatataatttttcctaCTATCCATCTCTCCATAATAGTCAACATTTgtgggaaattttttttatttcaagctATATTTGTTAAAGATTAGGACTTTAACCTAACTCAAATcaaaaattagtttaattagAGGATTGTCTAAGTCAATATATGCAACTTTCAGAGATTTTATCCTACCGATATCAGACAACTAACACACATCTGATCACGCCCAGAATGAACATCTGAAGCATGTCACGATAGCATGAAGTTTACGAGTGACTAAACTTGAATGAACATCTGTAATATGAAAGTTTACTAATAGCCAAACTATGGAAAGAACTGATTGTCAGTTAAGGTCTGaactctgataccatattaaaatttgaatttggatctaactcaacctcaaagCTAACTCAAAAAGAAAAGATTgtttatgaatatatatatatatatatatatgtatatatatatatatatagagttttgatatgctgcacacctaccNNNNNNNNNNNNNNNNNNNNNNNNNNNNNNNNNNNNNNNNNNNNNNNNNNNNNNNNNNNNNNNNNNNNNNNNNNNNNNNNNNNNNNNNNNNNNNNNNNNNNNNNNNNNNNNNNNNNNNNNNNNNNNNNNNNNNNNNNNNNNNNNNNNNNNNNNNNNNNNNNNNNNNNNNNNNNNNNNNNNNNNNNNNNNNNNNNNNNNNNNNNNNNNNNNNNNNNNNNNNNNNNNNNNNNNNNNNNNNNNNNNNNNNNNNNNNNNNNNNNNNNNNNNNNNNNNNNNNNNNNNNNNNNNNNNNNNNNNNNNNNNNNNNNNNNNNNNNNNNNNNNNNNNNNNNNNNNNNNNNNNNNNNNNNNNNNNNNNNNNNNNNNNNNNNNNNNNNNNNNNNNNNNNNNNNNNNNNNNNNNNNNNNNNNNNNNNNNNNNNNNNNNNNNNNNNNNNNNNNNNNNNNNNNNNNNNNNNNNNNNNNNNNNNNNNNNNNNNNNNNNNNNNNNNNNNNNNNNNNNNNNNNNNNNNNNNNNNNNNNNNNNNNNNNNNNNNNNNNNNNNNNNNNNNNNNNNNNNNNNNNNNNNNNNNNNNNNNNNNNNNNNNNNNNNNNNNNNNNNNNNNNNNNNNNNNNNNNNNNNNNNNNNNNNNNNNNNNNNNNNNNNNNNNNNNNNNNNNNNNNNNNNNNNNNNNNNNNNNNNNNNNNNNNNNNNNNNNNNNNNNNNNNNNNNNNNNNNNNNNNNNNNNNNNNNNNNNNNNNNNNNNNNNNNNNNNNNNNNNNNNNNNNNNNNNNNNNNNNNNNNNNNNNNNNNNNNNNNNNNNNNNNNNNNNNNNNNNNNNNNNNNNNNNNNNNNNNNNNNNNNNNNNNNNNNNNNNNNNNNNNNNNNNNNNNNNNNNNNNNNNNNNNNNNNNNNNNNNNNNNNNNNNNNNNNNNNNNNNNNNNNNNNNNN encodes the following:
- the LOC140978971 gene encoding F-box/kelch-repeat protein SKIP11-like — its product is MLEDRACLVSRDYRRTCEREGNWHCMNYRLEKREVHLNKRALNTNGDDIVVVKKVCNQSGDQIDSSLSIGGFSISLVGLADQSSFQRHAGDNSDSSSLISAIGRDNSISCLIRCSRADYGSIASLNGSFRSLIRSGELYRLRRLNGVLEHWVYFSCQLLEWEAFDPSRRHWMHLPRMNPNDCFLFSDKESLAVGTELLVFGKDLMSHVIYRYSLLTNTWTTGMRMNAPRCLFGSASLGEIAILAGGCDSLGNILDSAELYNSELGRWTTLPSMNKPRKMCSGVFMDKKFYVIGGIGGADSKPLTCGEEYNLETGIWTEILNMSPVPTAVAGDETPATSEAPPLIAVVNNELYAADHAVMEVRKYEKNSKTWVTIGRLPERTDSMYGWGIAFRACGDRLIVIGGPRNAGEGFIEVNSWIPSEGLPHWDLLGRKRSGSFVYNCAVMGC